Within the Nitrososphaerota archaeon genome, the region CCTTTAGCATTTAAAGGGATTAAACAATTATTTCCGCAACCCTGGCAAGGTTTACCATTTTCTTCTTTTGGAGGAAAAGGAGGTAAATTAAATAAAGCTCTAGTTTTTTTATGTATTTCCATTGAAATTTTTATAGCATTTTCTCTATTTTCCCTTATACATTTTAAGCATATTCCAAGATTATTACTTATTAATCTATTTCTATTTCCACAAATTTTACAAGAATTCACTTTATAAAATAAAAAAAAGAGATATTTAAGATTAATGTTTTTCTTCTATTAATTCTTTAGTTTTTTCCTTTTTTAAACTTTTAAAGTATTCCATTAAATCTATATCTTCATAGCTCCCATTTGGAAGCTTTCTTCTAATAATCATTGGAAGAAGACCTTCTTCAAATTCTCTTTTAGCAATATCTATTGGTGTTTCATTTGGTTTAGGCTCTACAAGTGGAATAGCGTCATAAGCTAATTGAAGAGCTCTTCCGCCTATAACTCTAGCAATTTCATATTTTGTTAATTTTATTTTCTTCTCACTCTGTTGAGGATTCTTCAAGTCCTTCTTCTTCCTTAGGTCCTTTTTCTGGACCTTTTGTTTCAAGCTTAGAAGCTGCAATTATATCATCTATCTTTAATATCATTGAAGCTGCTTCCATTGCTGATTTAATTACTTGTTTTTTAACTAATGTAGGTTCAAGAACTTCTAATTTATACATATCTGAAATTTTTCCATTTAAAACATCTATTCCAGCCCATTTTTGTCCATCTTTATGTTTAGCATTTAAAGTTAATAATGCTTCAATTGGATCCATTCCAGCATTTTCAGAAAGTTGAGCTGGAATAACTTCTAATGCTTCTGCAAATTTTTCAACTGCAAGTTGTTCTTTTCCTGAAAGAGATTTTGCAAAATCTCTAAGTCTTAGAGCAACTTCAGCTTCAGGTGCTCCACCACCAGCAACAATTTTGCCTTCAATAATAACATCTTTAACAACGTTTATTGCATCTTTAATAGATCTTTCAGCTTCATCTACTATTCTTTTTGTTCCACCTCTAATTAATATTGTTATTGATTTTGGATTTTCACATCCTTCAATGAAAACCATTTTATCTTCTCCAACTCTTCTCTCTTCAATAAGTTTAGCTTTACCTAAATCTGAAGGAGTTAAATCTTCTATTCTAGAAATTATTCTAGCACCAGTGGCTTTAGCTATTTTATCTATATCAGATTTCTTTATTCTACGTACAGCCATTATCCCTTTCTTAGCTAAGAAGTATTGAGCCATATCATCTATTCCTTTTTGACAAAGAACAACATTTGCACCACTTTCAATTATTTTATTAACCATATCTCTAAGCATATCTTCTTCTTGTTTCATAAAAGCTCTCATTTGTTCAGGAGATTCAATATTTAATTTAGCATCGAATTCTGTTTTTTCAATTTCTAAAGATGCATCAAGTAAAGCGATTCTTGCATTCTCAATTCTTTTTGGCATATCTGGATGTACTACTTCTTTATCTAAAACGATTCCATCAATAATCTTTGTATCATGAAGAGATTCTCCTTCTTTCTTTTCAATTTTTATATCATCAAGGTCAACATAGTATTTATCATCTCTTTTTTCAGCAACTCTTAAAACAGCATCTACTGCAAGTTTGCTAAGGTATTCTGATTCTTCTGAAACCATTTTGCTTGCAAGAGATGTTTTAGCAATTTTTTCTAATATTTTTCTATCAGTTGGTTTAACTGGAATGCTTATTTCATCAAGTATTTCTAATGCTTTAGTTGCTGCTTTTCTATATCCTTCAATAATTAATGATGGATGAACTTCTTTATCTATTAATTCTTCAGCTTTAGCTAATAATTCTCCAGCTACTACAACTACACTAGTTGTTCCATCTCCAACTTCTTCATCTTGAGCTTTAGCTGTTTCAACAAGCATTTTTGCAGTTGGATGTTCAACATCCATTTCTGAAAGAATTGTTGCTCCATCATTTGTTATAACAACATCTCCAAAACTATCAACAAGCATTTTATCCATTCCTTTAGGGCCTAATGAAGATTTAAGAGTTTCAGATATTATTTTTGCAACCATTATATTTGCTGATTGCGCTTCTCTTCCTTTTGTTCTACGTGTACCTTCTCTAAGAATTATAACTGGTTGAGTAGCAATTGCTCCTGGAGCAGAAGCCATATAATATCACCTATTTTTAAAAAAAGATTAAAAAACTATTTAATAAGCTTTTATTCCCTTTTTTTAGCAAAGTAAGCCTTTTTTTCAATAATATTTTTTCTTTAATGTTAATTCTAAATATTCGCTTATTTTAAAGCCATATAAAGAAGAAAGGCCCCCACTAATGAATAAAATATATAAAAGATTTATAAAATTTGCAATTATAGAAGAACTAATTATTGTTTCAATAGGCAATCCTATTAAAGAAAAAATTGCTATCCAAACAATTTGAAAAGAACCTATATATCCAGGAGCAGCGGGTAAAGCGTGAGATAAAGTTATAATTAAAGAAATTATTAAATTTAAAAATAGAGGTATTTCTATATTAAGAGAATATATAATCATTGTAAAAATTAATGCTTGGAAAAAAGTTATAAAAAATGAAAATATATGAAAAATTATATTCTTATAAACAATTTTAAGAGTTTTACTTCCTTCTATAAGTGAAATTGAAAAATTAATTAAAGTTTCTTTAATTTTTTTAGGAAATGGTTTTAAAATTTTTTTAATAAAATTTATGAATTTTTCTTCAAATTTTATAATAGAAAATATGAATATTAAACCAATAAAAACTATTATTCCAGCTAATTCAAAAGAAGCTATAATAATTATATTTGAACTTATTGAAAAAGGAATAAAGAATAATAAAATAGATAAAAATAATAGTAAATAAATTAAATCGAATATTCTTTCAATAATAACTGTTGCAAAAATAGATGCAAAGCTTTTTTTACTTTCTTTAGAAATAGCTAATGCTCTTGCTATTTCTCCAATTCTTAAAGGGATTAATGTATTTATTAAATATCCTAAACCTGTAGCTGATAAAGCCATTGATATTTTAATCCCATTAATTGGTTTAATTAACAAAATCCATCTAAAAGCTCTAAAAATGAAGAATAATAATGTAAAAAATCCTCCTAATAAAATATAAAAAGTATTCAATTTTAATATTGTAAAAAGTATTTTATCAATTCCAATATAGAATATTAAAAATAAAATAAGAAATGTGCTAATTATTAATGTAATAAATATTTTATAAAATTCCTTAAACATATTTTTATCAAAACTTTATATTTCGTAAATAAATAAAAAGATTTAAAAGAAACGTTATTTATAAATTTATATTGGCGGTGAAAGCATTGAAGCTTATTTCAGTAAAACTTCCTGAAGCATTAATAGAAGGAATGGATGAATTAGTAAAGCTTGGAATGTATCCAAGTAGAAGCGCAGTAATTAGGACTGCAATAAGAGATTTATTGAGAAAAGAACTTTGGAAAAAATAATTCTTAGATTTTAGGATATTATGATATTTCAATGATTAAGTCGCATTCTATAAGTAATTTTAATAATGATATTACTTTCTCTTTCTCAATTTCTATTCCAAATTCTGCTTCAAGTTTATTTATAATATCTTCAAATGATATTGGTTTATCTAAAAGCATTGGTAAAGCATGAAATAATATTGTTGAATAATATTTTTCTTTATCGATAATTTCTTTTAACCATGCTATTTTCTCTTCTCCAATATTTTTAATAAACCATTTAAGATTTAATGGCCCTATGAATTTTCTAATGTATTTTTTCTTTTCTTCTTTATTTTCTATTTTATAAAATTGTTTAAGTTTCTCTCCTGATTCTTTATCAATTTTATTTATTATCAAGAAAAATTCTTTATAAAACTCTTTTTCACGTATTTCATAAATTCTATTAAGCTTGTTTACCATAGATTCTCCAAGTTTTTTATGAAGCAAACTCATAAAATAATGATAAACATATTTTTTCATTTCTGGAAAATTCTCTATAGAAGCTGATTTATATGCTGCAACACCAGAAGCTATGGCAATTTCTTTAAGAACATAAGGATCTATTTTATCAATTGTATCTTCGCTTGAATGATAAAATTTATCTGGCCATTGATTTAACATATATGCAGGTATGCCAAAATCAAGATAAATATCATGATCACTTCCTGCTTCATAATCTACAATACTAAATTTTATAGATAATGCATTACTTAATCCACTAAATGATTTTATTTTTGAGAAAACTTTCTCAATTTCATGATACAGAATAGCTTCTACAAAAGAAGTTTTGAAATATGGTGCTCTAACAAGCATTAAAGTTGAGCCTGTTATTTCTTGTTTTTCACCAATCATATCTAAATTTATTGCAGCAATAATCTTCCTTTTTAAATTTGATAAAAAAGCAATTGTTCCATAGTATTCTGGATACCAAAGAAAACATATTTTCCTTAAAGGTTTTTCAATTTTCCCTTTATCTAAAGCTCTCTTCATAGCTATAGCTAATTCGATTAATCCTGCCGAACCACTTGCATTATCATTAATTGTTCCTGCTGGATGACAATAATGAGCTACTAAATCTATTTCTTCTTCATCATCTCCAATACCTGTTTCAATAATCTTTATTTGAGGGTTATCCCTATATTCAATATCAACTTTAGCTCTTAAAATTACTTCTTCATTTTTCTCAAGCATATTTAAAATCATATTTGCATTTCTTTTTGAAATATTTAATGCTATTGCATTTGCTTCATTTGCCTCTTCAATATCTAAAAATAATCCAGAATATGGTATAGCATTTTCAGGAGCTTCTTTTTTATAAAAAATTATTCCAGCAACTTTCTTTTTTAATGCTTTCTTATAAACAAAATAAGGATTTCCATATGATAAAATTATTTTCCCCTCAATATTTTTATTTTCATAATCTTTATCATCTTCTCCTTTACCTATATAAATTACAGGAGCTTCTATTTCTCCTCCTGGACTATGCGCTACAACTAAAGTTTTAGCTTCATTAATTGTATGAAGTATTCTTTCTTTTGGTTTAACCATAGATAATTCAGCTGATTTAACATTCCATCCAATTAATGCTTCCATAAGACCATATTTCTTTTTATATGGATAAGAATAGATTTTTGTATTTAATCCATTATCATTCAATATTTTTGCAATATAATCAGCAGCTTCTTCTAATTCTATAGAACCTTGAATTCTATTATAGCTTGATATATTTGCTAAAATTTTTAAACATTCTGAAATTGAAAATTCATTCATTAAAGCTTCATATACATTCATAAATGAATAATCGTTTTTAGAAAATATATTTATTTTTTCATTTTACTCTATTATAAAACTTTATATTTAAGAAAGAATAAGGCTTTATTAATATGTCTCAAAAAAAGGAAATTGCTGAATTACTTGAAAGAGTAGTTAGATTAGAAACAAGAGTAGATGAAATGGAAAAACGTTTAGAAAAAATATCAAATTATCTTAAAGAACTTTATTCTTATCTTCAAAAACAACAATCACAATACTTGATATAAAAAAAGAAGAAAATAAACCTATACTGGTGGCGGTGGAGGAGGAACTGGAGGTGGAGCCTTTCCAAAAAATGCTTTAACATGAGGTCTTGTTAAATAATAAAGTATTACTACATTAATAAGTATTGTAATGATTCCAGCAGGTAAACTAACTAAACCAAGCAATATACCTATTATAGAAAATATAAATGTTAATGTCCAAGCCCATCCTTTTCCAGTCCATAATCCATAAGCAAGCAAGAAACTTATTAATCCTAAAATTAATAAAACTATAGCTGCTACTAATATAATTAATCCTAAGAAACCTTTAAGGAAACCTGCTCTTGGTAGTGTTGCAGGCACGAACTCAGATATCATTTCTAGGAAAAGCCCAATTATTAATATACCAGTAAGATATATTATTCCTCCTATTGCTTCTAGAATTGCCAAAATAGTTATTCCTAATGGTCTTTCTCTCTTTTCCATAAAAAATATTTATTCAATGCATTATTTAAATTTTTAAAAGGTAAAATTTTTAATATATTATTTTTAAAATAGTGTTAAGAAATAAAAAATAAATTGGTAAAATTAAAAAAAGGATTACACGTAATCATTTAATTTAGCATTAGGATGATTTTTATGCCATTCATCAATACTTATAGAGTACTCTTTTTCTATTCTAGAACGATGAAGAGAATTTAATGTGCAAAATGGAATTATTGATCCGTTTGGTAAAGCATAATGTATTACACACCTTTGAACACGCGCAATATCAAAATTATTGTAATCCATAAAATGCATACATCCAATCATTATCATATTACGTATAAGAGAACCAAGTGCTTTATAAGACCCTTTTGTTAATACTTCTTTAAACAATTTTCTTATAGGCTCTGCTTTAACTAAAGGTAATAATTTTAATAATTGTAATTTTGCTTTTGTTTTGCTTCCCTCTATAGCTGTATAGTATACTTGCCAAAGAATTTCAGAAAAATTATCTACATCTACTATTCTTGTTATTGGAATTATTTTATCATTTTCTATGAGTATAAATGTTGCTGCTCCACAATATGGATTCATTGTAAACCTTGGATATAATCTATTTTTTACTTGTTCCATTGCAAGCGATATTGGTACAGGCCAATCAACTGGTCTAAAATCCCATCTTGTTATTACTCCATTTGTTTGTTCTTCTATTAATTTTAATACATCTGGAGTTGTAATTCTCATTTCTTTTATTTTCTCTTTAGTTGCTCTTCCAACAAAAGATATTGGTTGAATATTCACACATCTTACAACATCTTTATTTTGGATAGCATAATTTATTATATTTCCAAGCTCATTATCATTTACATTTCTTGCTAATGTTACTACTAATACTATAGAATCTAAACCTATTCTTCTTGCATTTTCTATTACTTTTTGTTTTATAGGTACTAAATCTATCCTTCCTCTTAATTTTTTATATATTTCTGGATTTAAACCATCGAATTGTAAGTATAATGTTGACATCCCAGCTTCTCTTATACTTTTAAAATATTCTATATCTTCTGCTAATCTTATTCCATTGCTATTTACTTCAACATGTGTAAACCCTAATTTTTTTGCTTCTTTTATTATTTTTGGCAAATCATTCCTTAAAGTTGGTTCTCCTCCTGAAAATTGTATTGCATTTGGAGCCCATGGTTTCGTACTCCTTAAATTTTTTAGCATTTCTACTATTTGTTCAAATGATGGTTCATAAACATATCCTATAGCTCCTGCATAAGCAAAGCATACTGGACATGCCATGTTACATCTATTAGTAACGTCTATTATAGATAAAACTGTATGAGACTTATGTGCTGGACATATTCCACAATCAAATGGACAACCATTTATTGTTTCAGTTCTAGGATTTTTTATTCCTGTTCCTGTGTATTTTGCTTGATCCCATTTTTGCCAGAATTTATAAAGCTCTGCATCTCCCCAATAAATGTCTTCAAATTTTCCATGCTCAAAACAAGTTTTTTCAAGATAAACTATGTTATTTTCTTCATATACATGCATTGGAATTATTTTTTGACATATTGGACATATACTTTGAGTCCATTTATCTATTTTTACTTCTTTTTCTACTACCTTCATCTTTTTATATCTCTTTTTTTAGATAAATAAAAACATTTATTCATCTAAAATTTATATATAACTTTAATTTTAAAAACTCTTAATTATTACAAAAAGGCGATTTGATTGTCCTTTTCTAAAAAAGCTTACATAGCTATTTTAATGATGGGAATTATTAGTTTATTTGGAGATATTGTTTATGAAGGTGTAAGAGGAATTATACCAGATTATTTAAAATTTTTAGGTGCTTCAGCTACAATTGTAGGAATTATAATTGGCTTAGGAGAATTAATATCATATTTTTCTAGAATTGTTGGGGGAATTTTAGCTGATAAAACTCATAGTTATTGGCCTTTAATGCTTTTAGGTTATGGATTAATTTTCTCTTTACCTAGTTTATTTTTTTGTAATTTTTTTGGTGGATGGATTTTAGCTGCTTTATTAATAATCATTGAAAGATTTGGAAAAGGGATTAGAGCACCTGCAAGAGATACTATCTTATCTTTTGTATCAACTGGTGTAGGAGCTGGAAAAGCTTTTGGATTACATGAACTATTAGATCAAATTGGAGCTATTATAGGACCATTGATTGTTGCTTTTATTTTTGCTTTTACTACAAGTTATTCAATATCCTTTTTATTTCTTTTTCTACCTTATTTATTACTTTTAATTTCACTTTATTTAGTTTATAAATTTATAAAAGGATACGAAGTACCATATATCACAAAAAAAATTGAAATCGGAATAACTAAAGGTATGACATTATTTTATATTTTTGCAATAACATTCAATTGCATAGGTATTGTTCCATCATCTTTAATTCTTTATAGAGCTTCACAATTAGCTGATATTGGAATAATCGATAGATGGTTTATACCATTGCTTTATGCCGGAATACAACTTATAGATGCCCCATCAGCTTTAATTTCTGGTTTATTATATGATAAAATTGGTCTTTTAACATTAGTTGTGCCATTCACTATTTCATTTTTTATTTCTCCAATTTTATTTATTCCATCAAATAGTTTATGGATAGTTGTAGCTTCAGCTATATTATATGGAATTGTTTTAGGTACTCAAGAATCTATTTATAGAGCTGCAATAGCAGATATTGTTCCACAAAATATGCGTGGAACAGCATATGGAATTATGAATGCTGCTTTAGGTATAAGCATTCTTATAGCAGGTTCGATGTATGGATATTTATTAGATATAAAAGCATCATTATGGATTATAGTTTTAATAACATTCTTTATAGAAATTTTTGCATTAATTTTAATATTGTTTGTTATTTCTAAAATTAAGAAGAAATAAATGAAAATTGTATAACACATAGAAATGTTTTTTAATAAGTGAAGAAATGTTTTGCTAAAAAAGTTTATATTTTAATGGGTACCATTTATGAAAATTGCAAACTTTTATTTAATGGTAATCTTACCATTTATTTTTTGGACAGCAAGATACTTAATTAATCCAATTTTCCCTCTTTATTTAATTAATATAGGAGCTACAAAATTTCAAATTGGAATAATAATAGCAATTCCCTCATTAATATGCATTTTTACAAGAGTTCTTTTTGGATTTGCTTTATCTAAATATGGAGGTTGGAAAATTATATTCTATGCTTTATTAGCTCAGATTATATCTTTTTTCTTATATTTTTTAATAAATAATCCATTATTGCTTTATTTAGTTGCAATAATAGATGGGTTAAGTTATTCATCATTTGGTCCTACTGGAATGGAATTATCAATAAGATTTTCTAGAATAAATGAGAAAAATGAAGTTATTGGAAAGTATTTAACTTCTATTGGTTTTGGAATGGTGCTAGGTCCTTTATTATGCAGTATTCTTACTTCATATTTTACATATAATAAGCTTTTTTTAATCTCTGCATTTTTTACAATTTTTGGATTATTATTTTTATTTTTTGCAACAAAAGAGAATTATTTTTCACGAAAAGACATGATTAATGATAGTATAAACTATAAGAATATCGATATTTTATCTTCTTTAAAGAATATTATTAAAAATAAAAATCTTATGCTTTTATATATTTCAACTTTATTATTTGCTATGTGTCAAGGAGTTTATAATACTCTTTTTTCAATTCATTCTAAAAATAATATAGGATTAAATGATTCAATTATTGCTTTTCTTTTTACTATAAATGGATTATCAAATGCTCTTATTAGAATACCATCTGGAAAAATTATTAGTAAATTTAGTAAGAAAAAAATTATTTTAATAGGAATGGTATTAATTTCTTTAATGTTTTTCATAATATCTATAACAAATAATATATTGCTTTTATTATTAGCAATGGTTATGCATGGAATAGGATGGGGCATGAGAGCAGTTGCTACTACTTCAATGGTGAGTGAGTCAACTCCTGAAGTTCTTAGAGGAATTGCATTAAATATTTTCTGGAATATGTTTGATATAGGAGCTATGATTGGAGCTATGTTTGGTGGATCATTAGCTTCTTTTCTTTACATGAATTATATATTTAGTATTTGCTGCATAATAATTTTGATTGGTATAATTCTTGTTATTTTAGTAAAAGAAAAATAAATTATTTTAATTATTCTATTTTTCATACAATAAACTTTATGAGATTAATTATTTTCTGAAGATAGTCTAGAGAGTTCTTTAAATTTAAATAAAATCATGAAGAAAAGATTATATTTTTCTTAAATATCGGATTTTAGCAATATGAAAGTAAAAATAGACTATCATGTTCATACAGATTACACATGGGATGCTAAAGGAAATGTTGAAGATTATTGTAAAATTGCAGAGTATAAAGGAATTGAAGAAATAGTTTTTACTAATCATTTTATTCCATTTTTGCTTAATATTCCTAAAGGAAGCATAACAAAAGATGGAATAGAAAAACATTTTAAGGAAATTGAAGAAGCAAGAAAAAAATATAATTTGAAAATTAAAATTGGTTTAGAAATAGATTATAATATTGCATATGAAAAAATAATTGAAAATATTCTAAATGAATATCAATTTGATTTTAT harbors:
- a CDS encoding DNA-directed RNA polymerase subunit K; its protein translation is MKNPQQSEKKIKLTKYEIARVIGGRALQLAYDAIPLVEPKPNETPIDIAKREFEEGLLPMIIRRKLPNGSYEDIDLMEYFKSLKKEKTKELIEEKH
- the thsB gene encoding thermosome subunit beta; this translates as MASAPGAIATQPVIILREGTRRTKGREAQSANIMVAKIISETLKSSLGPKGMDKMLVDSFGDVVITNDGATILSEMDVEHPTAKMLVETAKAQDEEVGDGTTSVVVVAGELLAKAEELIDKEVHPSLIIEGYRKAATKALEILDEISIPVKPTDRKILEKIAKTSLASKMVSEESEYLSKLAVDAVLRVAEKRDDKYYVDLDDIKIEKKEGESLHDTKIIDGIVLDKEVVHPDMPKRIENARIALLDASLEIEKTEFDAKLNIESPEQMRAFMKQEEDMLRDMVNKIIESGANVVLCQKGIDDMAQYFLAKKGIMAVRRIKKSDIDKIAKATGARIISRIEDLTPSDLGKAKLIEERRVGEDKMVFIEGCENPKSITILIRGGTKRIVDEAERSIKDAINVVKDVIIEGKIVAGGGAPEAEVALRLRDFAKSLSGKEQLAVEKFAEALEVIPAQLSENAGMDPIEALLTLNAKHKDGQKWAGIDVLNGKISDMYKLEVLEPTLVKKQVIKSAMEAASMILKIDDIIAASKLETKGPEKGPKEEEGLEESSTE
- a CDS encoding lysylphosphatidylglycerol synthase transmembrane domain-containing protein, coding for MFKEFYKIFITLIISTFLILFLIFYIGIDKILFTILKLNTFYILLGGFFTLLFFIFRAFRWILLIKPINGIKISMALSATGLGYLINTLIPLRIGEIARALAISKESKKSFASIFATVIIERIFDLIYLLLFLSILLFFIPFSISSNIIIIASFELAGIIVFIGLIFIFSIIKFEEKFINFIKKILKPFPKKIKETLINFSISLIEGSKTLKIVYKNIIFHIFSFFITFFQALIFTMIIYSLNIEIPLFLNLIISLIITLSHALPAAPGYIGSFQIVWIAIFSLIGLPIETIISSSIIANFINLLYILFISGGLSSLYGFKISEYLELTLKKKYY
- a CDS encoding ribbon-helix-helix domain-containing protein, whose amino-acid sequence is MKLISVKLPEALIEGMDELVKLGMYPSRSAVIRTAIRDLLRKELWKK
- a CDS encoding DUF4910 domain-containing protein, producing MNVYEALMNEFSISECLKILANISSYNRIQGSIELEEAADYIAKILNDNGLNTKIYSYPYKKKYGLMEALIGWNVKSAELSMVKPKERILHTINEAKTLVVAHSPGGEIEAPVIYIGKGEDDKDYENKNIEGKIILSYGNPYFVYKKALKKKVAGIIFYKKEAPENAIPYSGLFLDIEEANEANAIALNISKRNANMILNMLEKNEEVILRAKVDIEYRDNPQIKIIETGIGDDEEEIDLVAHYCHPAGTINDNASGSAGLIELAIAMKRALDKGKIEKPLRKICFLWYPEYYGTIAFLSNLKRKIIAAINLDMIGEKQEITGSTLMLVRAPYFKTSFVEAILYHEIEKVFSKIKSFSGLSNALSIKFSIVDYEAGSDHDIYLDFGIPAYMLNQWPDKFYHSSEDTIDKIDPYVLKEIAIASGVAAYKSASIENFPEMKKYVYHYFMSLLHKKLGESMVNKLNRIYEIREKEFYKEFFLIINKIDKESGEKLKQFYKIENKEEKKKYIRKFIGPLNLKWFIKNIGEEKIAWLKEIIDKEKYYSTILFHALPMLLDKPISFEDIINKLEAEFGIEIEKEKVISLLKLLIECDLIIEIS
- a CDS encoding radical SAM protein gives rise to the protein MKVVEKEVKIDKWTQSICPICQKIIPMHVYEENNIVYLEKTCFEHGKFEDIYWGDAELYKFWQKWDQAKYTGTGIKNPRTETINGCPFDCGICPAHKSHTVLSIIDVTNRCNMACPVCFAYAGAIGYVYEPSFEQIVEMLKNLRSTKPWAPNAIQFSGGEPTLRNDLPKIIKEAKKLGFTHVEVNSNGIRLAEDIEYFKSIREAGMSTLYLQFDGLNPEIYKKLRGRIDLVPIKQKVIENARRIGLDSIVLVVTLARNVNDNELGNIINYAIQNKDVVRCVNIQPISFVGRATKEKIKEMRITTPDVLKLIEEQTNGVITRWDFRPVDWPVPISLAMEQVKNRLYPRFTMNPYCGAATFILIENDKIIPITRIVDVDNFSEILWQVYYTAIEGSKTKAKLQLLKLLPLVKAEPIRKLFKEVLTKGSYKALGSLIRNMIMIGCMHFMDYNNFDIARVQRCVIHYALPNGSIIPFCTLNSLHRSRIEKEYSISIDEWHKNHPNAKLNDYV
- a CDS encoding MFS transporter, coding for MSFSKKAYIAILMMGIISLFGDIVYEGVRGIIPDYLKFLGASATIVGIIIGLGELISYFSRIVGGILADKTHSYWPLMLLGYGLIFSLPSLFFCNFFGGWILAALLIIIERFGKGIRAPARDTILSFVSTGVGAGKAFGLHELLDQIGAIIGPLIVAFIFAFTTSYSISFLFLFLPYLLLLISLYLVYKFIKGYEVPYITKKIEIGITKGMTLFYIFAITFNCIGIVPSSLILYRASQLADIGIIDRWFIPLLYAGIQLIDAPSALISGLLYDKIGLLTLVVPFTISFFISPILFIPSNSLWIVVASAILYGIVLGTQESIYRAAIADIVPQNMRGTAYGIMNAALGISILIAGSMYGYLLDIKASLWIIVLITFFIEIFALILILFVISKIKKK
- a CDS encoding MFS transporter; this translates as MKIANFYLMVILPFIFWTARYLINPIFPLYLINIGATKFQIGIIIAIPSLICIFTRVLFGFALSKYGGWKIIFYALLAQIISFFLYFLINNPLLLYLVAIIDGLSYSSFGPTGMELSIRFSRINEKNEVIGKYLTSIGFGMVLGPLLCSILTSYFTYNKLFLISAFFTIFGLLFLFFATKENYFSRKDMINDSINYKNIDILSSLKNIIKNKNLMLLYISTLLFAMCQGVYNTLFSIHSKNNIGLNDSIIAFLFTINGLSNALIRIPSGKIISKFSKKKIILIGMVLISLMFFIISITNNILLLLLAMVMHGIGWGMRAVATTSMVSESTPEVLRGIALNIFWNMFDIGAMIGAMFGGSLASFLYMNYIFSICCIIILIGIILVILVKEK